The following proteins are encoded in a genomic region of Leifsonia psychrotolerans:
- a CDS encoding TetR/AcrR family transcriptional regulator, whose product MRHLMTEQSASVSVGDIVRVSGVSRSSFYAHFASLDELAAELLKAQLAEIGSAGDQQRREDLIVGTSAARVGYTRLVAHMVEHFSLYSSVLELQPARGAYDEIVEAYATRLLQSVVVPDQAPANVNLELVTTYIAGGALTLINAWLRGHIDVSDDELVEQLVGLLPPWVTSTRS is encoded by the coding sequence ATGCGCCACTTGATGACCGAGCAGTCGGCATCCGTCTCGGTCGGTGACATCGTGAGGGTGTCGGGCGTGAGCAGAAGCTCGTTCTACGCGCATTTTGCGAGCCTCGACGAGTTGGCCGCAGAGCTCCTGAAAGCGCAGCTCGCCGAGATCGGGTCGGCCGGAGACCAGCAGCGCCGCGAAGATTTGATCGTGGGAACGAGTGCAGCACGGGTGGGTTACACCCGCTTGGTCGCGCACATGGTTGAGCATTTTTCGCTGTACTCGAGCGTGCTCGAACTGCAGCCCGCGCGCGGGGCCTATGACGAAATCGTCGAGGCCTACGCCACGCGCCTGCTGCAATCGGTCGTCGTTCCTGATCAGGCGCCGGCGAACGTGAATCTTGAACTCGTCACGACCTATATTGCCGGGGGCGCACTCACGCTGATCAACGCGTGGCTGCGTGGGCACATCGATGTTTCAGACGACGAGCTTGTGGAGCAACTCGTCGGTTTACTCCCGCCGTGGGTGACGTCCACCCGAAGTTAA
- a CDS encoding CarD family transcriptional regulator yields the protein MKLEVGETLVYPHHGAVTITSIDQRTIKGVDKKFLTLSVHMSELVIQIPVDNMELVGVRDVIDAEGVQAVYRVLQDEFVEESGNWSRRYKANQEKMASGDVYRVGEVVRDLWRRDQDKGVSAGEKRMLEKARQILVSELALAQTLTDAEASDLMTEVLLAAPAGPALISAV from the coding sequence ATGAAACTCGAAGTCGGCGAAACACTTGTCTACCCCCACCACGGTGCCGTCACCATTACAAGCATCGACCAGCGCACGATCAAGGGCGTCGACAAGAAGTTCCTCACGCTCAGCGTGCACATGAGCGAACTCGTCATTCAAATTCCCGTCGACAATATGGAACTTGTCGGCGTGCGCGATGTCATCGACGCCGAGGGCGTGCAGGCCGTCTACCGCGTCTTGCAGGACGAGTTTGTTGAAGAGTCGGGTAACTGGTCGCGTCGCTACAAGGCGAACCAGGAGAAGATGGCCAGCGGTGATGTCTACCGTGTCGGCGAGGTCGTGCGTGACCTGTGGCGCCGCGACCAGGATAAGGGCGTGTCCGCCGGTGAGAAGCGCATGCTTGAGAAGGCCCGTCAGATTCTGGTGTCGGAGCTGGCACTTGCGCAGACCCTCACCGATGCCGAAGCCAGCGACCTGATGACCGAGGTGCTGTTGGCCGCTCCGGCCGGCCCCGCACTCATCTCAGCCGTCTAA